One genomic window of Undibacterium cyanobacteriorum includes the following:
- a CDS encoding RtcB family protein produces the protein MNFSHTPKQTVSAKRLAKALASHGIEAQRDGNIIKVRSLVARDVHAEILLPESLPLEAKAVSQLLDFAGVWHPDGGHVCRACATPDFHPSTLVPVGSVLVTSHDFVIPQAVGTDINCGMRLHVIDLSLEEFLSKKAELVRLLKLDLLEGQRNLPTTPESMRALFNDGLSAFWTHTKRVPQCLFAQVDFQEVERELQRLSASSHVRHFDMINF, from the coding sequence ATGAATTTCTCTCATACTCCCAAACAAACAGTTTCTGCCAAACGTTTGGCAAAAGCACTCGCGTCACATGGCATCGAAGCACAGCGCGACGGCAATATCATCAAAGTACGCTCTTTAGTTGCTCGTGATGTTCACGCCGAAATCCTGCTTCCTGAGTCACTTCCATTGGAAGCGAAGGCGGTCAGCCAACTCTTAGATTTTGCTGGTGTATGGCATCCAGATGGTGGCCATGTTTGCCGTGCCTGCGCTACGCCAGATTTTCATCCTAGCACTTTGGTGCCGGTCGGCAGCGTTTTGGTGACCAGCCACGATTTTGTCATCCCACAAGCGGTGGGAACTGACATCAATTGCGGCATGCGCTTGCATGTGATCGATCTCAGCTTAGAAGAATTTCTATCGAAGAAAGCCGAACTTGTCCGACTCCTAAAACTCGACTTATTGGAGGGGCAACGCAATTTACCGACCACGCCAGAATCCATGCGCGCCCTTTTCAATGATGGTCTCTCAGCTTTTTGGACCCACACTAAGCGGGTGCCACAATGCTTGTTTGCGCAAGTCGATTTTCAAGAGGTAGAACGCGAACTACAGCGCCTGTCAGCAAGCTCCCATGTGCGCCACTTCGACATGATCAATTTTTAG
- a CDS encoding MarR family winged helix-turn-helix transcriptional regulator: protein MTRTLGTQLRHLIELLDGAVARSYDAFDLNYRPRYTPVMRVLIAMESCTIGDIAVAAKVTQPAATQTVAMMLKDGIVQSAPGEQDARQRMISLTEHGRAMVPLLQRCWLATAQAAQSIEDELPHSFTGTLEMAIEALERRSFDQRIQEAHEALDALDGEPKKAKKVKSASETSRRKK from the coding sequence ATGACTAGAACTCTTGGTACTCAATTACGACATTTGATCGAGTTACTCGATGGAGCGGTGGCGCGTTCCTATGATGCATTTGATCTCAATTATCGTCCGCGTTACACGCCTGTTATGCGCGTGTTGATCGCTATGGAGAGCTGCACAATTGGTGACATTGCGGTAGCCGCGAAAGTGACTCAACCAGCGGCAACGCAAACCGTGGCCATGATGTTGAAGGATGGCATTGTGCAATCTGCGCCGGGCGAACAAGACGCGCGGCAACGAATGATTTCCTTGACTGAGCATGGGCGTGCGATGGTGCCGCTACTGCAACGTTGCTGGTTGGCGACCGCACAAGCAGCGCAGTCAATTGAAGACGAATTGCCGCATTCCTTTACCGGCACACTGGAAATGGCGATTGAGGCTTTGGAACGAAGGTCCTTTGATCAACGCATCCAAGAAGCGCATGAGGCCTTGGATGCTTTGGATGGAGAACCCAAAAAAGCAAAGAAAGTTAAATCGGCCAGTGAAACTTCTCGCCGAAAGAAATAG
- a CDS encoding S41 family peptidase, producing the protein MINQLLFLMLLPSAPQAQNEFAQVPETLAFERHEVEQNPVATGAKIAELSKQHKKLLVDRLADEIERKYVFAEVAKTAAQHLRSSLKNGKYDEVRNPIQMATKLTEDAQAVTHDKHLRVFYDANSQKVDSVPAPLTDEERVKRRNEVVRYYQKLNYGVRRVERFDGNIAYLDLFMFGELAYVGNGISAAMVLLEGSDAMIIDLRDNSGGSPETVNFIISHFVERPTHVMDNYRRDDDSIRQSWTSSYLNVPVYDRNKKVYILTSSRTFSAPEDLAYTMQALKRAKIVGETTGGGAHAGTRYALDENFTAFIPNQRSISPITKTNWEGVGVVPDLQVDASKALLTVRIEILQERLQKVTDAQERSGIVESILALKVALKKM; encoded by the coding sequence GTGATCAACCAACTATTGTTCTTGATGCTGCTTCCATCGGCGCCGCAAGCGCAGAATGAGTTTGCGCAGGTACCAGAGACGCTGGCGTTTGAACGACATGAAGTCGAACAGAATCCAGTCGCGACTGGTGCCAAGATTGCTGAGCTTAGCAAGCAACATAAGAAACTATTGGTTGATCGTCTTGCCGATGAAATAGAACGCAAGTATGTGTTTGCTGAGGTAGCGAAGACAGCGGCGCAACACTTGCGTTCAAGCCTGAAGAACGGCAAGTACGACGAGGTTCGTAATCCCATCCAAATGGCGACAAAACTCACCGAAGATGCTCAAGCGGTCACACATGATAAGCACTTGAGAGTGTTCTATGACGCGAATTCTCAAAAAGTCGACAGTGTACCAGCCCCGTTGACGGACGAAGAACGTGTCAAGCGCCGAAATGAAGTCGTGCGTTACTACCAAAAATTGAATTATGGTGTTCGTCGGGTTGAACGCTTCGACGGCAATATCGCTTACCTCGATTTGTTCATGTTCGGTGAACTCGCTTATGTAGGGAATGGCATATCGGCAGCAATGGTACTGCTCGAGGGAAGTGATGCCATGATTATCGACCTGCGCGATAACAGCGGCGGCAGTCCTGAGACCGTTAATTTCATTATCAGTCATTTTGTCGAACGACCGACACATGTTATGGATAACTATCGGCGTGACGATGATTCTATTCGACAATCATGGACGAGTTCGTATCTCAATGTGCCGGTCTACGATCGCAACAAGAAGGTGTATATCTTGACCAGCAGCAGAACTTTCTCCGCGCCGGAAGATTTGGCCTACACCATGCAAGCGCTTAAACGCGCCAAAATTGTTGGCGAAACGACGGGCGGTGGTGCCCACGCAGGTACTCGTTATGCACTAGATGAAAACTTCACTGCATTTATTCCAAATCAGAGAAGCATTAGCCCCATTACAAAGACCAACTGGGAAGGTGTCGGTGTTGTGCCTGACCTTCAGGTGGATGCGAGTAAAGCATTGCTGACGGTTCGCATCGAGATTTTGCAGGAACGCTTGCAAAAGGTGACTGATGCGCAGGAGCGTTCGGGTATCGTCGAATCGATACTTGCTTTAAAAGTGGCATTAAAGAAGATGTGA
- a CDS encoding outer membrane beta-barrel protein: MKGINSQCSTPNQTILTVLSYFFITNIRENDITKIHKGIVMRKTINLKFLICLALASAGVEASAQMYSGVSYGQTRLENVCSPRKLCDQQSEAKTFYVGYRFNDRFSFEGSRFDLGTFDIRDSSMKPIQTQQNKGIDFSGVVRQPLTENVSAFGKLGIAQVTSTSVSEKPQEETHRSPLLGVGLTYDVSKEFSVRTELNGRRIEGPGGRRSLTFTVGAQYNF; this comes from the coding sequence ATGAAAGGTATTAACAGCCAGTGCTCGACGCCCAATCAAACAATACTTACTGTACTTTCATATTTTTTTATTACCAATATTCGAGAAAATGACATTACCAAAATTCATAAAGGAATAGTCATGCGCAAAACCATAAATCTCAAGTTCTTGATCTGCCTAGCACTCGCAAGTGCCGGAGTGGAAGCCTCGGCGCAAATGTATAGTGGCGTCAGTTACGGCCAAACACGCTTGGAAAATGTTTGTAGTCCTCGGAAGCTTTGCGACCAACAATCCGAAGCTAAAACGTTCTATGTGGGCTACCGTTTCAATGATCGTTTCTCCTTCGAAGGTTCTCGCTTTGATCTAGGTACTTTTGACATTCGAGATTCCTCGATGAAACCGATTCAAACACAACAAAACAAGGGGATCGACTTCAGTGGGGTAGTTAGACAACCGCTCACAGAAAATGTGAGCGCATTCGGCAAATTGGGGATCGCGCAAGTCACCAGCACTTCCGTCTCTGAAAAACCCCAAGAAGAAACGCATCGATCACCGTTATTAGGCGTGGGCTTAACCTATGATGTCAGTAAGGAGTTTTCAGTGCGCACAGAATTGAATGGTCGACGCATTGAAGGACCAGGCGGTCGCCGCAGTCTTACATTCACAGTTGGAGCGCAATATAACTTTTAG
- a CDS encoding nitrate reductase subunit alpha — translation MSHFLDRLKFMSKVKSTYSNGHGAVVDEDRQWENAYRSRWQHDKIVRSTHGVNCTGSCSWKVYVKNGLITWETQQTDYPRTRPDLPNHEPRGCPRGASYSWYVYSAQRVKYPMIRGRLMELWREARKTMGPIQAWESISQDPVKAKYYKSVRGLGGFVRADWDTAQEIIAAANAFTVKKFGPDRVIGFSPIPAMSMVSYAAGARYLSLIGGACLSFYDWYCDLPPASPQIWGEQTDVPESADWYNSTYLMVWGSNVPQTRTPDAHFYTEVRYKGTKTVAVSSDFGEMVKFGDIWMAPKQGTDAALAMAMGHVILKEFHLGGKSDYFRSYVKQYTDFPMLVRLVERNGSYVPDHFLRASQLPGNLNEANNPDWKTLAIDSATNEIVAPNGSIGFRWGEGKVNDGEKVGRWNLEAKDGGSGREIDPLLSLVAGHDEVVSVGFNYFGGADANDMVQRNVPVRRVALADGSTALVATVYDLSMANYGVDQGLGGAVASSYDDDVPYTPAWQEKHTSVKRELVIQVAREFAQNAHDTHGKSMVIVGAALNHWYHNDMIYRGIINMLMMCGCVGQSGGGWAHYVGQEKLRPQFGWAPLAFALDWVRPPRQMNGTSFFYAHTSQWRHEKLHIDEILAPTADKSKVSHMSMIDMNAKSERMGWLPSAPQLETNPLDVCDAAAAAGMEPQEFLKQGLKSGSINMSCDDPDNPKNFPRNMFVWRSNILGSSGKGHEYFLKYLLGTQNALFDDPDDAVKPSEVKFRDKAAEGKLDLLTVLDFRMSTTCLYGDIVLPTATWYEKDDLNTSDMHPFIHPLSEAVQPLWESKTDWEIYKGIAKKFTEIGGDYLGTRKDIVLQPLMHDTPGELGQALEPKDWKKGECDLIPGKTAPTFVVVERNYKEIYKKFTSVGPLLDKLGNGGKGINWNTEHEVHELAGFTKTVTEEGVSKGRPRLETAIDACEMILTFAPETNGHVSVKAWDALSKITGRDHTHLAVGREHDKIRFRDVQAQPRKIISAPTWSGLESEEVSYNAGYTNVHELIPWRTLTGRQQFYQDHRWMLDFGEGFCVYKPAIDTKTVAPMLNKAPNGEKEIVLNWITPHQKWGIHSTYSDNLRMLTLSRGGPHVWVSEIEAKEAGLVDNDWVEVFNSNGTLTARVVVSQRVPKGMCLMYHAQEKIVNTPGAELSGMRGGIHNSVTRAVLKPTHMIGGYAQQAYGFNYYGTVGSNRDEFVVLRKMKKVDWLEGKLEEEARG, via the coding sequence ATGAGTCATTTTTTGGATCGCTTGAAGTTCATGTCCAAGGTGAAATCCACCTATTCCAATGGTCATGGTGCGGTAGTCGATGAAGATAGACAGTGGGAAAACGCTTATCGCAGTCGTTGGCAACACGATAAGATCGTGCGTTCAACGCATGGTGTTAACTGCACTGGTTCTTGTTCTTGGAAGGTGTATGTCAAGAATGGTTTGATCACTTGGGAAACCCAACAAACCGATTATCCACGCACGCGCCCGGACTTGCCGAACCATGAACCCCGTGGTTGCCCACGTGGCGCTTCGTATAGCTGGTATGTGTATTCGGCGCAGCGCGTGAAGTATCCAATGATTCGTGGACGCTTGATGGAATTGTGGCGTGAAGCGCGTAAAACCATGGGGCCGATTCAAGCATGGGAATCTATTAGCCAAGATCCTGTCAAAGCAAAATACTATAAATCGGTGCGTGGCCTCGGCGGTTTTGTGCGTGCAGATTGGGATACCGCGCAAGAGATTATCGCAGCAGCGAACGCTTTCACGGTGAAGAAATTCGGTCCTGATCGCGTGATCGGATTCTCACCGATTCCTGCGATGTCGATGGTGTCGTATGCCGCTGGTGCTCGTTATCTTTCATTGATTGGTGGCGCTTGCTTGTCGTTCTACGATTGGTATTGTGATTTGCCACCTGCTAGTCCGCAAATTTGGGGCGAACAAACCGACGTACCTGAGTCTGCTGATTGGTATAACTCGACATATTTAATGGTGTGGGGTTCTAACGTTCCACAAACTCGTACACCAGATGCGCACTTCTATACTGAGGTTCGCTATAAAGGTACTAAGACCGTCGCAGTGTCTTCTGACTTCGGTGAGATGGTGAAATTCGGTGATATCTGGATGGCACCAAAACAAGGCACCGATGCAGCTTTGGCGATGGCCATGGGTCACGTTATCTTGAAAGAGTTCCACCTCGGCGGCAAATCAGATTACTTCCGCAGCTACGTCAAACAATACACCGACTTCCCAATGCTGGTACGCTTGGTTGAACGCAATGGTAGCTATGTGCCGGACCATTTCCTGCGTGCTTCTCAATTGCCAGGCAATTTGAATGAAGCCAATAATCCTGATTGGAAAACTCTCGCGATTGATAGCGCGACTAACGAGATCGTCGCACCAAACGGTTCGATCGGTTTCCGTTGGGGCGAAGGTAAAGTCAATGATGGTGAAAAAGTCGGTCGCTGGAATTTGGAAGCAAAAGATGGCGGTTCCGGTCGTGAAATCGATCCCTTGTTGTCGCTCGTGGCGGGACACGATGAAGTCGTAAGTGTCGGCTTTAACTACTTCGGTGGTGCAGATGCGAACGATATGGTGCAAAGAAATGTGCCTGTACGTCGAGTGGCCTTGGCCGATGGTTCTACCGCTTTGGTTGCCACCGTGTATGACTTGTCGATGGCGAATTACGGTGTGGATCAAGGCTTAGGTGGTGCGGTCGCAAGCTCGTATGACGACGATGTACCTTACACACCCGCTTGGCAAGAAAAGCATACTAGCGTCAAACGCGAATTAGTCATCCAAGTGGCACGTGAGTTCGCGCAAAATGCGCACGATACGCATGGTAAGAGTATGGTCATCGTTGGCGCTGCTTTGAATCACTGGTATCACAACGATATGATTTATCGCGGCATCATCAATATGCTGATGATGTGTGGTTGCGTTGGTCAATCCGGGGGCGGCTGGGCCCACTATGTGGGTCAAGAAAAATTGCGTCCACAATTCGGTTGGGCGCCATTAGCCTTCGCTTTGGATTGGGTACGTCCTCCACGTCAAATGAACGGCACCAGTTTCTTCTACGCCCATACTAGCCAATGGCGTCATGAAAAACTGCACATCGACGAGATCTTGGCACCAACGGCCGATAAGTCGAAAGTCAGTCACATGAGCATGATTGACATGAATGCGAAATCGGAGCGTATGGGCTGGTTGCCATCAGCACCGCAGTTAGAAACCAATCCGCTCGATGTATGCGACGCAGCTGCGGCGGCAGGTATGGAACCACAAGAATTCTTGAAGCAAGGATTGAAGTCTGGTTCTATCAATATGAGTTGCGACGATCCTGATAATCCTAAAAACTTCCCACGCAATATGTTCGTGTGGCGTTCGAATATCCTCGGTAGCTCCGGTAAAGGTCACGAGTACTTCCTCAAGTATCTGTTAGGAACGCAGAATGCATTGTTTGATGATCCAGACGATGCGGTGAAACCAAGTGAAGTCAAATTCCGCGATAAAGCGGCGGAAGGTAAGTTGGATTTGTTGACCGTACTCGATTTCCGCATGAGCACCACCTGCTTGTATGGCGACATCGTCTTGCCGACCGCGACTTGGTATGAGAAGGATGATTTGAATACGTCCGACATGCATCCTTTCATCCATCCATTGAGTGAAGCAGTGCAACCCTTGTGGGAAAGTAAAACAGACTGGGAAATCTATAAAGGCATCGCTAAGAAATTCACTGAGATTGGTGGTGATTATCTTGGCACCCGCAAAGACATCGTCTTGCAACCATTGATGCACGATACACCCGGTGAGCTCGGCCAAGCCTTAGAACCAAAAGATTGGAAGAAAGGCGAATGTGATCTGATTCCCGGTAAGACAGCGCCGACTTTTGTGGTGGTTGAACGTAATTACAAAGAGATCTACAAGAAGTTCACTTCCGTGGGTCCTTTGCTCGACAAGCTTGGCAATGGCGGTAAAGGTATCAACTGGAATACAGAGCACGAAGTGCATGAATTAGCAGGCTTTACCAAAACGGTGACCGAAGAAGGTGTTTCAAAAGGTCGTCCACGTTTGGAAACAGCAATTGATGCTTGCGAAATGATTTTGACTTTCGCTCCTGAAACCAACGGCCATGTATCGGTCAAAGCGTGGGACGCTTTGTCGAAAATCACCGGACGCGATCATACTCATTTGGCAGTCGGACGTGAACACGACAAGATTCGTTTCCGTGATGTACAAGCGCAACCCCGTAAGATTATTTCGGCACCAACCTGGTCAGGTTTGGAATCGGAAGAAGTGAGCTATAACGCGGGCTATACCAATGTGCACGAATTGATTCCATGGCGCACGCTCACAGGCCGCCAGCAGTTTTATCAGGATCACCGTTGGATGCTTGATTTTGGTGAAGGCTTCTGCGTCTACAAACCTGCGATCGACACCAAGACCGTGGCACCGATGTTGAACAAAGCACCGAATGGTGAAAAAGAGATCGTCTTGAATTGGATCACGCCGCATCAAAAGTGGGGCATTCACTCGACCTATTCCGATAACTTGCGCATGTTGACCTTGAGTCGCGGTGGCCCACACGTGTGGGTCTCCGAAATCGAAGCAAAAGAAGCCGGTTTGGTTGATAACGATTGGGTCGAAGTGTTTAACAGTAACGGTACTTTGACAGCACGTGTCGTGGTCAGTCAGCGCGTACCAAAAGGTATGTGCTTGATGTATCACGCTCAAGAGAAGATTGTGAACACACCTGGTGCAGAACTCTCCGGTATGCGTGGCGGTATCCATAACTCGGTGACGCGTGCGGTGTTGAAGCCAACCCACATGATTGGTGGCTATGCCCAACAGGCGTATGGCTTTAACTATTACGGCACAGTCGGTTCCAATCGTGACGAGTTTGTGGTCTTGCGTAAGATGAAAAAAGTTGATTGGCTTGAGGGAAAACTCGAGGAAGAAGCAAGGGGCTGA
- the narH gene encoding nitrate reductase subunit beta, giving the protein MKIRAQVGMVLNLDKCIGCHTCSVTCKNVWTSRDGVEYAWFNNVETKPGIGYPKEWENQKKWQGGWQRNAAGKLEPKQGGKLRILANIFANPNLPQIDDYYEPFTYDYERLQNAPLSQTPPTARPVSVITGKKMDKIEWGPNWEDDLGGEFSSRSRDQLFEGVQKEMYSTFESTFMMYLPRLCEHCLNPACVASCPSGSIYKREDDGIVLVDQDKCRGWRMCISGCPYKKIYYNWSSGKAEKCTFCFPRIEAGQPTVCSETCVGRIRYLGVLLYDADKIEAAASVANEQDLYQAQLDCFLDPHDPAVIAEARKHGIPDSWIESAQKSPVYKMAMEWKIAFPLHPEYRTLPMVWYVPPLSPIQKAAEAGHMGMNGIIPDVKSLRIPVRYLANLLTAGKEEPVLEALEKMLAMRAYKRSEVVHGELDQAVLKQVGLTPAQVEDMYQTMAIANYEDRFVIPSSHKEMVEDSFNEKGSCGFTFGNGCSGGTSDGSLFGKKPQGSVIFVDMPKSRKKMSTTE; this is encoded by the coding sequence ATGAAAATTCGCGCACAAGTAGGCATGGTGTTGAATCTCGATAAGTGCATTGGATGCCACACCTGTTCCGTGACCTGTAAGAATGTGTGGACCAGTCGTGATGGCGTTGAGTACGCATGGTTCAATAACGTCGAAACGAAACCTGGTATTGGTTATCCTAAAGAGTGGGAAAATCAAAAGAAATGGCAAGGCGGGTGGCAGCGTAACGCCGCCGGCAAATTAGAACCTAAGCAGGGCGGAAAATTACGCATCTTGGCGAACATTTTTGCTAACCCCAATTTGCCGCAAATCGACGATTACTACGAGCCGTTCACCTACGATTACGAGCGTCTACAAAACGCACCTTTGTCGCAAACGCCACCGACGGCTCGTCCCGTTTCTGTCATCACTGGCAAGAAGATGGATAAGATCGAATGGGGCCCAAACTGGGAAGACGATCTCGGCGGTGAATTTAGCTCCCGTAGCCGCGACCAGTTGTTCGAAGGCGTACAAAAAGAAATGTACAGCACCTTTGAATCGACCTTCATGATGTACTTGCCACGTTTGTGTGAACATTGCTTGAACCCAGCGTGCGTCGCCTCTTGCCCATCTGGCTCGATCTATAAGCGTGAAGACGACGGTATTGTGTTGGTGGATCAAGATAAGTGCCGCGGCTGGCGTATGTGTATCTCTGGCTGCCCTTATAAAAAGATTTATTACAACTGGAGTTCGGGTAAAGCAGAGAAGTGCACCTTCTGTTTCCCTAGAATTGAGGCTGGCCAGCCAACGGTTTGCTCTGAAACATGTGTTGGACGTATCCGCTATCTGGGCGTGCTCTTATATGACGCCGATAAGATCGAAGCGGCTGCCTCGGTCGCCAATGAGCAAGATTTGTATCAAGCGCAATTGGATTGCTTCCTCGATCCACATGATCCTGCAGTGATTGCAGAAGCCCGCAAGCATGGTATTCCTGATAGCTGGATTGAATCTGCGCAAAAATCGCCGGTCTACAAAATGGCGATGGAATGGAAGATTGCTTTCCCATTGCATCCTGAATATCGCACCTTGCCGATGGTTTGGTATGTACCACCTCTGTCGCCAATTCAGAAAGCAGCAGAAGCAGGCCATATGGGTATGAACGGCATTATTCCTGACGTGAAATCTTTGCGTATCCCTGTGCGTTACTTAGCCAATCTCTTGACCGCAGGTAAAGAGGAACCAGTTTTAGAAGCACTCGAAAAAATGTTGGCGATGCGTGCCTACAAACGTTCAGAAGTGGTCCATGGTGAACTCGATCAGGCGGTATTGAAACAAGTTGGTTTGACCCCCGCTCAGGTCGAAGACATGTATCAAACGATGGCGATTGCCAACTACGAAGATCGTTTTGTGATTCCATCTTCACATAAAGAAATGGTGGAAGATAGTTTCAACGAAAAAGGTAGTTGCGGATTTACGTTTGGCAACGGCTGCTCGGGCGGTACTTCCGATGGTTCCTTATTCGGTAAGAAGCCACAAGGTAGCGTGATCTTTGTTGATATGCCGAAGTCGCGCAAGAAGATGTCCACGACAGAATAG
- the narJ gene encoding nitrate reductase molybdenum cofactor assembly chaperone has product MQIYRILSALLSYPQAELIEAMSEIRAALADEPENLEALQPLLDYLQSNSLIAVQENYVGTFDRTPSVALHLFEHIHGESRDRGQAMVDLIEEYRRYGFEPEISELPDYVPLFLEFLSLVDDDVAERLLGEAIHVLAAIGVRLQRKQSPYANALLVLTAFTDVVPQEQGEPPVRDMDDAMETFGPGVDGVEPLLKPGASCSPNGAGVQTVNFYPRQNKATGVELRG; this is encoded by the coding sequence ATGCAAATTTATCGCATCTTGTCGGCACTGCTGAGTTATCCGCAAGCGGAGTTGATCGAGGCTATGTCTGAGATTCGTGCAGCGCTTGCAGACGAGCCTGAGAATTTGGAAGCCTTGCAACCCTTGCTCGACTATTTGCAATCCAATAGTTTGATTGCGGTGCAGGAAAACTATGTGGGTACCTTCGATAGAACGCCGTCGGTGGCCTTGCATCTGTTCGAGCATATTCATGGTGAAAGTCGCGACCGCGGTCAGGCCATGGTCGATTTGATTGAAGAGTATCGTCGTTATGGTTTCGAACCAGAGATCAGCGAGTTACCAGACTATGTCCCCTTGTTCCTCGAATTTTTGAGCTTGGTTGATGATGATGTTGCCGAGCGCTTATTGGGCGAGGCGATTCATGTGTTGGCGGCGATCGGAGTGCGTCTACAACGCAAACAAAGTCCGTATGCGAATGCGCTGTTGGTATTGACGGCATTCACTGATGTGGTGCCGCAAGAGCAGGGAGAGCCGCCAGTGCGTGATATGGATGATGCGATGGAGACCTTTGGACCGGGTGTCGATGGCGTTGAACCTTTATTGAAACCGGGGGCATCGTGTTCACCAAATGGGGCAGGTGTACAGACTGTGAATTTCTATCCGCGTCAAAACAAGGCGACAGGGGTGGAGTTGCGGGGCTAA